One genomic region from Nitrospinota bacterium encodes:
- a CDS encoding Stp1/IreP family PP2C-type Ser/Thr phosphatase, with amino-acid sequence MTSHSPINYAGFTDMGKVRKRNEDALFADPINGLFIVADGMGGHASGNLASKIVVETLPTVLLSRLDGIFNLSDPSAAQKTCQAIKELSDRVRSESEGKPGFSGMGSTVVLALARNGLALVAHLGDSRAYLFRNGRLQKLTRDHSVVQILFDAGELTQAEMETHPAKNQITRFVGMRGDAQPEARVVELAHGDRLLLCSDGLTGMVDETAISKKLLEEADTESACQALVKMANDAGGKDNITVALMDWRGPQTARPDPDLYKTTVKVPIHKNPKG; translated from the coding sequence ATGACATCCCACTCACCAATAAACTACGCGGGATTCACCGACATGGGAAAGGTGCGCAAACGCAACGAAGACGCGCTGTTCGCCGATCCCATAAACGGTTTGTTCATAGTGGCCGACGGCATGGGGGGCCACGCCTCGGGCAACCTGGCTTCCAAAATAGTGGTGGAGACGCTTCCCACCGTCCTGTTGTCAAGGCTGGACGGCATTTTCAATTTGTCGGACCCTTCGGCGGCGCAAAAAACATGTCAGGCCATTAAAGAGCTTTCAGACCGTGTCCGTTCGGAGAGCGAGGGCAAGCCGGGATTCTCCGGCATGGGCTCCACCGTGGTATTGGCATTGGCGCGGAACGGGTTGGCGCTGGTGGCCCATTTGGGAGACAGCCGTGCGTATCTTTTCCGCAACGGCAGGCTCCAGAAACTCACCCGGGACCATTCTGTGGTGCAGATATTGTTCGACGCCGGGGAGCTTACCCAGGCGGAGATGGAAACCCACCCCGCAAAAAACCAGATCACGCGGTTCGTGGGAATGAGAGGAGACGCCCAGCCGGAAGCCAGGGTTGTTGAACTGGCCCATGGAGACAGGCTCCTGTTATGTTCCGACGGGCTCACCGGCATGGTGGACGAAACCGCCATATCCAAAAAACTCCTCGAAGAGGCGGATACGGAAAGCGCGTGCCAGGCCCTGGTGAAAATGGCCAACGACGCAGGAGGCAAAGACAACATCACCGTTGCGTTAATGGACTGGCGCGGCCCGCAAACCGCCAGGCCAGACCCGGACCTTTACAAGACAACCGTAAAAGTCCCCATTCACAAGAACCCGAAAGGATAG
- a CDS encoding protein kinase → MEKEPAAKCPNCGAKYTHLKPEHLGKSIKCVKCGQSFRLEPEGATGPAQTIMFNAPNPPAEPATTVLYDEAPPAPAQTTIYDNEQQNEPSATIIHEQSPLETVMEETGPAITITAPALEEDVAEAPESAEAENVPLDWTPGDNILNLYQVESLLGEGGMGKVYKVRHLGWDTTLAVKCPRPEELKRAGGAENFEREAETWVNLGLHPNIVSCYYVRRLGGLPRVFAEFIDGGSMQEWIRKGQLKDLGAMLDVSIQFAWGLHYSHELGIVHQDIKPANVMMTANGVAKVTDFGLARAWGGGAGESSGAVAAGGMTLAYCSPEQAERKPLSRRSDIWSWAVSILEMFTGEVTWMSGAVADAALEDFLARKATATAMPKALAELLKWCLAQEPSGRPATMMDVARVLVEIYKKETGIPYPRREPKTSKAMADSLNNRAVSLLDLGRAQEATNLWEEALKTQPHHPEATFNWSMAQWRAGHLTDLDTTHSLAEAFKSHPESWVCPYLAGLAHMERDDYATAVEILASAVQLEGPKEVETAIVASKERLEKSRRLINSLLAHPKGVNGVDISSGPSPLLITGGDDRVAIIWNAQTGAMVKELAQGHSSINRVAISDDGKLAVTATYKTLFFWNPANGVQIRSVDAHEGWIGAVSLSAGGSRLITSGWDGLVKLINTSTGETEHSFEDCSGGAVISANGKVAAYGAASNKVNVINAHTGAKVMEIVTDPGPISLSADGALLACASLDNTIKVFESATGRLLKTLTGLSECITSVHISSDGKQVLGGGYDGSVRLWNVRSGRLIRTFEGHSDVVNCVKLNAEGTLAVSCGMDGAVKLWAVTAQEPFRAPMALCRITDSETALSAGVEYETRLSEAREAISANDLPLAVGKIREARSQKGYSRGAEALGLLGSLYLRLPRQILLGGWEGAALTGHGADVTAVDISLDGGMALSACADRRIRLWAVETGALIKDLEGHTDRVNTARISRDGGYVLSGSGDWKVKLWDTGTGACLKTFEGHGGPVNSVAFSGDGVFGVSGGGDGMVYLWGINSGRAARRFAGHGGAVNSVDITGDARFIISGGDDKDLRLWDTVSGDMITVLRGHTRSVHSVAFSFDGSQAVSGGADGAIRLWNIATGELLRVIEDGGEIMSVSISVDGGRIISGGAEGAIKLWDTATGQLIRSFKGHSSAVSSARLGWDGRYAVSGSADRALKVWILDWELDGKTPGLWDEKALTYLSGFLMEKAPYAGALPEGRDPFENEITASLTRKGKPAWDEEDIENLFFTLGCAGFGWLERAGVERRLKELAANWAPPPPPDRTIYTKTRQIVEGIYDKEMEEKGAVLITEGESAAPKAPEKKPSFFARLFGRGGKK, encoded by the coding sequence ATGGAGAAGGAACCGGCGGCCAAATGCCCCAATTGCGGCGCGAAATATACGCATTTAAAGCCGGAGCATCTGGGCAAATCCATCAAGTGCGTCAAATGCGGCCAATCTTTCCGGCTGGAGCCTGAAGGGGCTACCGGACCGGCGCAGACAATTATGTTCAACGCGCCCAACCCCCCCGCCGAACCGGCCACCACCGTCCTGTACGACGAGGCTCCGCCCGCACCCGCCCAAACCACGATTTACGACAACGAACAACAAAATGAGCCTTCAGCCACCATCATCCACGAGCAGTCTCCGCTGGAGACCGTCATGGAGGAAACCGGGCCCGCCATAACCATCACCGCCCCTGCGCTGGAAGAGGATGTAGCCGAAGCACCGGAAAGCGCCGAAGCGGAAAACGTTCCGCTGGACTGGACACCGGGTGACAACATCCTGAACCTGTACCAGGTGGAAAGCCTGCTGGGCGAGGGCGGCATGGGCAAGGTGTATAAAGTGCGCCATCTGGGGTGGGACACCACCCTGGCCGTAAAATGCCCAAGGCCCGAAGAGCTTAAAAGGGCGGGCGGGGCCGAGAATTTCGAGCGGGAGGCGGAGACTTGGGTGAACCTGGGGCTCCATCCCAACATCGTAAGCTGTTATTACGTAAGAAGGCTTGGCGGCCTGCCCCGGGTATTCGCGGAATTTATCGACGGCGGAAGCATGCAGGAGTGGATCCGCAAGGGACAGCTGAAAGACCTGGGCGCCATGCTGGACGTATCCATCCAGTTCGCCTGGGGGTTGCATTATTCGCACGAGCTGGGCATCGTCCATCAGGACATAAAACCGGCCAACGTTATGATGACCGCCAACGGCGTGGCCAAAGTGACCGACTTCGGCCTGGCCCGGGCATGGGGCGGCGGCGCTGGGGAAAGCTCCGGCGCCGTGGCGGCGGGCGGGATGACGCTGGCCTATTGCTCGCCGGAACAGGCGGAAAGAAAACCTTTGTCCCGAAGGAGCGACATCTGGTCGTGGGCGGTTTCGATACTGGAGATGTTCACCGGCGAGGTTACATGGATGTCCGGCGCCGTGGCGGACGCGGCGCTTGAAGATTTCCTTGCCCGCAAGGCCACGGCAACCGCCATGCCCAAGGCGCTGGCGGAGCTTTTGAAATGGTGTCTGGCCCAGGAGCCTTCCGGCAGGCCCGCCACCATGATGGACGTGGCCCGGGTGCTGGTGGAAATATACAAGAAGGAAACAGGCATCCCCTACCCCCGGCGGGAACCGAAGACCAGCAAGGCCATGGCCGACAGCTTAAACAACCGGGCCGTGTCACTTCTCGACTTGGGCCGGGCGCAGGAGGCCACCAATCTCTGGGAAGAGGCTTTGAAAACCCAGCCTCACCATCCCGAGGCCACGTTCAACTGGAGCATGGCACAGTGGCGCGCGGGACATCTTACCGACCTGGACACTACCCACAGCCTTGCGGAAGCGTTCAAGTCCCACCCGGAAAGCTGGGTGTGTCCGTATCTGGCGGGGCTTGCCCATATGGAGCGGGACGATTACGCCACGGCGGTGGAGATACTCGCAAGCGCCGTCCAGCTTGAGGGGCCGAAGGAAGTTGAAACCGCCATCGTCGCCTCCAAAGAGCGGTTGGAAAAATCCCGCAGGCTCATCAATTCGCTACTGGCCCACCCCAAGGGAGTGAACGGGGTGGATATATCCTCTGGCCCCTCGCCTTTGCTCATCACCGGCGGGGACGACCGGGTGGCTATCATATGGAACGCGCAGACCGGCGCCATGGTGAAAGAGTTGGCGCAAGGCCACTCATCCATCAACCGGGTGGCCATATCCGACGACGGCAAGCTGGCCGTTACCGCCACTTACAAAACCCTCTTCTTCTGGAACCCGGCCAATGGCGTCCAGATCCGCTCCGTTGACGCGCACGAGGGCTGGATTGGCGCGGTGTCACTTTCCGCCGGCGGGTCGCGGTTGATAACCTCCGGGTGGGACGGATTGGTGAAGCTGATAAACACATCCACCGGCGAGACTGAACATTCGTTTGAAGACTGTTCCGGTGGAGCGGTGATAAGCGCCAACGGTAAAGTGGCCGCTTACGGCGCCGCCAGCAACAAGGTGAATGTGATTAACGCCCATACCGGCGCGAAGGTGATGGAGATAGTCACAGACCCTGGCCCCATAAGCCTCTCCGCCGACGGCGCCCTGCTGGCCTGCGCGTCGCTGGACAACACTATAAAGGTGTTCGAATCCGCCACGGGCCGTTTGCTAAAAACCCTCACGGGGCTTAGCGAATGTATAACCTCCGTACATATCTCCAGCGACGGCAAACAGGTTTTGGGCGGCGGGTACGACGGTTCCGTGCGGTTATGGAACGTAAGGAGCGGCAGGTTGATCCGGACCTTTGAGGGCCATAGCGATGTGGTCAACTGCGTAAAACTCAACGCCGAGGGTACGCTGGCCGTCTCCTGCGGTATGGATGGCGCTGTGAAGCTGTGGGCCGTCACCGCCCAGGAGCCTTTCCGCGCCCCCATGGCCCTGTGCAGGATAACCGACAGCGAAACGGCCCTCTCCGCCGGTGTGGAATATGAAACGCGCCTGTCCGAGGCGCGGGAGGCCATTTCAGCCAACGATCTTCCTTTAGCTGTGGGCAAGATCCGCGAGGCCCGCTCCCAGAAGGGTTATAGCCGTGGCGCCGAGGCTTTAGGTTTGCTGGGCTCGCTTTATTTGCGATTGCCGCGCCAAATACTATTGGGCGGTTGGGAAGGGGCCGCCCTGACCGGCCACGGCGCCGACGTTACCGCCGTGGACATAAGTTTGGACGGCGGCATGGCCCTGTCCGCCTGCGCCGACAGGCGCATAAGGCTGTGGGCCGTGGAAACCGGCGCGCTTATAAAAGACCTTGAGGGGCATACCGACAGGGTGAACACCGCACGCATAAGCAGAGACGGCGGCTACGTTTTGTCCGGCTCCGGCGACTGGAAAGTGAAACTGTGGGACACCGGAACGGGCGCATGTTTGAAAACCTTTGAAGGGCATGGCGGGCCGGTGAACAGCGTGGCGTTCAGCGGCGACGGCGTATTCGGCGTGTCTGGCGGCGGCGACGGCATGGTGTACCTGTGGGGGATTAACTCCGGCCGGGCGGCCCGCCGGTTCGCGGGGCATGGCGGGGCGGTGAACAGCGTGGACATCACAGGAGACGCGCGTTTCATAATCTCCGGCGGCGACGATAAAGACCTGCGCCTGTGGGACACGGTGAGCGGCGACATGATAACCGTTTTGCGCGGGCATACCCGCTCCGTCCATTCCGTGGCGTTCAGTTTCGACGGCTCGCAGGCCGTGTCCGGCGGGGCGGACGGCGCCATAAGGTTGTGGAACATCGCTACCGGCGAGCTTTTAAGGGTTATAGAAGACGGCGGAGAGATTATGTCCGTGTCCATCAGCGTGGATGGCGGGCGGATAATATCCGGCGGGGCGGAGGGCGCCATAAAACTTTGGGACACCGCAACGGGCCAGCTTATCCGGTCGTTCAAGGGGCATTCATCGGCGGTGAGTTCCGCAAGGCTTGGGTGGGACGGGCGATACGCCGTGTCCGGCTCCGCCGACAGGGCGTTAAAAGTGTGGATACTGGATTGGGAGCTGGACGGGAAAACCCCGGGGTTGTGGGACGAAAAAGCCCTCACCTACCTCTCCGGTTTTCTCATGGAGAAAGCCCCGTACGCCGGAGCGTTGCCCGAAGGCAGAGACCCGTTTGAAAACGAAATAACCGCATCGCTCACCCGCAAAGGCAAACCCGCCTGGGACGAGGAAGATATAGAGAACCTGTTCTTCACCCTGGGATGCGCCGGATTCGGATGGCTGGAACGGGCCGGGGTGGAACGGCGGTTAAAGGAGCTGGCCGCAAACTGGGCCCCGCCTCCTCCGCCGGACAGGACCATCTACACCAAAACAAGGCAGATCGTGGAAGGCATCTACGACAAGGAAATGGAAGAGAAAGGAGCGGTGCTGATCACGGAAGGCGAATCCGCCGCGCCAAAAGCGCCGGAGAAAAAACCGTCATTCTTCGCCAGGCTGTTCGGGAGAGGCGGGAAGAAGTAA
- a CDS encoding carbohydrate porin — translation MNSTVLRLFMALTALAALPFPAFAGEGEEKQPRWYESLNAAAGITTVIQGTSGNDYGDYKDRTDYAYSADVELSTEIKPGHGFFIVFETGDGDGANDNLGSRSIPNYDAFIAIVEGEQRLNVSQAYYEGAFAGGAVTLDIGKMDHHAITDTNAYANDETAQFVNGLFVRSAGVVFPEHENYYAYTIALTLRPVDFVSLIIAYAKHETEDIFNKGMTVAELGLHPVISGSQGNYRIVYLNHDNGYTDYRTGESKSGTGFVISADQALGDYLGVFARYAQADDTIEQFQVKSAISGGAQVNGSAWGLEADALGIAYGKLELNKDLVTENNDGESVAEVYYRHQVAENFGLTADGQFFSNLERPEKRNVSVFSLRAQADF, via the coding sequence ATGAATTCAACGGTTTTAAGATTGTTCATGGCGTTAACGGCCCTTGCCGCTTTACCTTTCCCTGCCTTTGCCGGGGAGGGCGAGGAAAAACAACCCAGGTGGTACGAGTCCCTCAACGCCGCCGCGGGAATAACCACCGTTATCCAGGGAACATCCGGCAACGATTACGGCGATTACAAGGACAGGACCGATTACGCATACTCCGCCGATGTGGAGCTTTCCACCGAGATAAAGCCCGGCCACGGCTTTTTCATCGTCTTTGAAACCGGCGACGGTGACGGCGCCAACGACAACCTGGGTTCCCGCTCCATTCCAAACTACGACGCATTCATCGCCATTGTGGAGGGCGAGCAAAGGCTTAACGTCAGCCAGGCTTATTACGAGGGGGCTTTCGCCGGTGGGGCCGTTACTCTGGACATCGGCAAGATGGACCATCACGCCATCACCGACACCAACGCATACGCCAACGACGAGACAGCCCAGTTCGTGAACGGGCTTTTCGTGCGCTCGGCGGGGGTGGTGTTCCCGGAGCATGAAAACTATTACGCATACACCATAGCCCTCACCCTGCGGCCGGTTGATTTTGTCTCGCTGATCATCGCTTACGCCAAGCATGAAACAGAGGATATATTCAACAAAGGCATGACCGTGGCGGAGCTGGGCCTGCACCCTGTTATCAGCGGGTCGCAGGGCAATTACCGCATCGTCTATCTAAACCACGATAACGGATACACCGATTACAGGACCGGGGAGTCCAAAAGCGGAACCGGATTCGTGATAAGCGCCGACCAGGCCTTGGGCGATTACCTGGGCGTGTTCGCCCGCTACGCCCAGGCGGACGACACCATTGAACAGTTCCAGGTGAAATCCGCAATCAGCGGCGGCGCGCAGGTTAACGGCTCCGCATGGGGGCTGGAGGCGGACGCGCTGGGCATAGCCTATGGAAAGCTGGAGCTGAATAAGGATCTTGTTACGGAGAACAATGATGGAGAATCGGTGGCGGAGGTATATTACCGCCATCAGGTGGCCGAAAACTTCGGACTCACCGCCGACGGGCAGTTTTTCTCCAACCTGGAGCGCCCGGAGAAACGGAACGTGTCGGTGTTCAGCCTGAGGGCCCAGGCGGATTTTTAG
- a CDS encoding energy-coupling factor ABC transporter permease, which translates to MHLPDGFITGEINLLSAAVSAAALGVALKKSGEELGDRQAPMLGVTSAFVFAAQMINFPIAAGTSGHFLGASFAAIMLGPFNALIVMALALTLQCLLFADGGLTTLGTNFLNMGLIGGFGAYCVFIVLKAILPQSKSGMLTASAIASWFSVFASGALCGVELGLSGAAPLHLAVSAMGGTHAIIGVGEAVITSTVLSLALNARPDIVRGFQYATVRREPQP; encoded by the coding sequence ATGCATTTGCCCGACGGATTTATAACCGGCGAGATAAACCTTCTGTCGGCGGCGGTGTCTGCCGCCGCGCTGGGGGTGGCGCTGAAAAAAAGCGGCGAGGAATTGGGCGACAGGCAGGCGCCCATGCTGGGGGTAACCTCCGCCTTCGTATTCGCCGCTCAAATGATAAATTTCCCCATCGCCGCTGGAACTTCCGGCCATTTTCTGGGCGCATCCTTTGCCGCCATCATGCTTGGGCCGTTCAACGCGCTCATCGTAATGGCGCTGGCGCTCACCCTCCAATGCCTTTTATTCGCCGACGGCGGGCTTACCACGCTGGGTACCAATTTCCTGAACATGGGCTTGATTGGCGGGTTCGGGGCGTATTGCGTTTTCATCGTACTCAAGGCGATTCTTCCACAAAGCAAGAGCGGAATGTTGACTGCCTCGGCTATCGCCTCGTGGTTCTCGGTATTCGCCAGCGGCGCCCTTTGCGGCGTTGAACTGGGGCTGTCGGGCGCGGCTCCGCTCCACCTGGCCGTTTCCGCCATGGGAGGGACCCACGCCATCATCGGCGTCGGCGAGGCGGTAATAACCTCCACGGTGCTTTCCTTGGCGCTGAACGCCCGGCCGGATATCGTTCGCGGCTTCCAATACGCCACTGTCCGGCGGGAGCCGCAACCATGA
- a CDS encoding PDGLE domain-containing protein gives MAAFAVSVMIAAIVSPFASTAPDGLERVAEDLGFSAKASDPSVNAPLADYSTPGVESESVSTGVAGISGVIIVFAAGAGLGLILSWLRGSNGRR, from the coding sequence ATGGCCGCCTTCGCCGTAAGCGTGATGATAGCCGCTATTGTCTCCCCCTTCGCCTCCACCGCGCCGGACGGGCTGGAACGGGTGGCGGAAGACCTGGGATTTTCCGCCAAGGCTTCCGATCCCTCTGTCAACGCGCCTCTGGCCGATTATTCAACGCCGGGGGTGGAATCTGAGTCTGTCTCCACCGGTGTCGCCGGTATCTCCGGGGTGATAATTGTGTTCGCCGCCGGAGCCGGGCTAGGGCTTATCCTTTCATGGCTGAGAGGCTCGAACGGCCGTAGATGA
- the cbiQ gene encoding cobalt ECF transporter T component CbiQ: MSHAFFDRYTTLKTPVHMLDARIKIAVALILIVSTVSLPKYSFPVYAVYFAFIIAVTALARVPFGYLFKRSLVVAPFALAAAVFMPFTISGSGDAVFQAGPITAYHAGFMAFFNAVSKSYVGVLMVIALTAVTPFPKLLEGLERLRVPGMFVTLTGFTYRYLFVLIEEVKRMKRARDLRFYGGRWLWQAGTAGQMAGSLFLRSFERGERVYNAMLSRGFDGVFRGGSGRPLNGMDWSALIISTVFITGARMLLK, translated from the coding sequence ATGAGCCACGCCTTTTTCGACAGGTACACCACCCTTAAAACGCCGGTACACATGCTGGACGCCCGGATAAAAATAGCCGTGGCCCTCATTTTGATAGTCTCCACGGTCAGCCTTCCAAAATACTCATTCCCGGTTTACGCGGTGTATTTCGCGTTCATCATCGCCGTAACGGCGCTGGCGCGTGTCCCTTTCGGATACCTGTTCAAACGGTCTCTTGTGGTGGCTCCGTTCGCTTTGGCGGCGGCGGTGTTCATGCCTTTCACCATAAGTGGCTCCGGTGACGCTGTTTTTCAGGCCGGGCCCATTACAGCATATCACGCCGGGTTCATGGCGTTTTTCAACGCTGTGTCCAAGTCTTACGTTGGTGTTCTAATGGTTATCGCCCTTACGGCGGTTACACCGTTTCCCAAACTTCTTGAAGGTCTGGAACGGCTCCGCGTACCCGGAATGTTTGTTACGCTCACAGGTTTCACGTATCGTTACCTGTTCGTGCTGATAGAAGAGGTGAAACGGATGAAACGGGCGCGGGACTTGCGGTTTTACGGTGGCCGGTGGCTGTGGCAGGCTGGTACCGCCGGACAAATGGCCGGGTCGCTGTTCCTGCGAAGTTTCGAACGGGGCGAAAGGGTTTACAACGCCATGCTCTCCAGAGGTTTCGACGGCGTGTTCCGGGGCGGGAGCGGAAGGCCGTTGAACGGGATGGACTGGTCGGCGCTTATAATTTCCACGGTGTTCATCACCGGCGCAAGGATGTTGCTTAAATGA
- a CDS encoding ABC transporter ATP-binding protein → MSNNAVSLQNVSYVYPDGYHALTEVSFTVERGERVGVVGANGAGKSTLLLALAGVLRPSGTVEVDGVKVDGKNLKQARRRMGLVFQNPDDQLFCPTLYDDVAFGPLNMGMPEHEARHKTLNSIKSVGLAGLEEKSAFHLSYGQKKRAAIATVLSMDVSILAMDEPTSNLDPKSRKEIIHLLKGLERTQIIATHDFGLVNELCGRVALLSGGRIAAEGAPAEILDDHGLLKAHGLE, encoded by the coding sequence ATGAGCAATAACGCGGTTAGCTTACAGAACGTCTCCTACGTTTATCCCGATGGATACCACGCCCTGACGGAGGTGTCTTTTACGGTGGAGCGGGGGGAACGGGTAGGCGTGGTGGGGGCCAACGGAGCCGGAAAATCCACACTACTTCTGGCGTTGGCCGGGGTTCTGCGCCCATCGGGTACGGTGGAGGTGGATGGAGTGAAGGTTGACGGCAAAAACCTGAAACAAGCGCGTAGGCGGATGGGCCTTGTGTTCCAGAACCCGGACGACCAGCTTTTCTGCCCCACCTTGTACGACGATGTGGCTTTCGGCCCGCTGAACATGGGCATGCCGGAACATGAGGCGCGGCATAAAACACTTAACAGCATAAAGTCCGTGGGGCTTGCGGGGCTGGAGGAGAAAAGCGCGTTCCATTTAAGCTATGGGCAGAAAAAACGCGCCGCCATCGCCACCGTGTTATCCATGGACGTGTCCATCCTCGCCATGGACGAGCCGACGAGCAACCTTGATCCCAAGAGCAGGAAAGAGATAATCCACCTGCTGAAAGGGCTTGAACGCACGCAGATAATCGCCACTCACGACTTCGGGCTGGTGAACGAGCTTTGCGGGCGGGTGGCGCTTTTGTCAGGCGGCCGCATCGCCGCCGAAGGCGCCCCGGCGGAGATATTGGATGATCACGGCCTGTTAAAGGCCCACGGATTGGAGTAG
- the rbfA gene encoding 30S ribosome-binding factor RbfA yields the protein MKRFHRSDRVGEELVREISHIIQREMKDPRLGFVSVTRAEVAKDLRHANIFVSVLGSDDEKTKTMKALQSGAGFIRTLISKRLTMRVTPEFTFRLDDSMERGARIQELLRKAMPSGGTGGVEGGEGGNEGEGAE from the coding sequence ATGAAAAGATTTCACCGGTCCGACAGGGTTGGCGAAGAACTGGTACGGGAGATATCCCACATTATCCAGCGGGAGATGAAAGATCCGCGCTTGGGGTTCGTCTCCGTCACCCGGGCGGAAGTGGCCAAAGACCTGCGGCACGCGAACATTTTCGTGTCCGTTTTAGGCTCCGACGACGAGAAAACGAAAACCATGAAAGCCTTGCAGAGCGGGGCGGGGTTCATCCGCACGCTTATCAGCAAACGGCTTACCATGCGGGTGACGCCGGAATTCACTTTCAGGCTGGATGACAGCATGGAACGCGGCGCGAGGATACAGGAGCTGTTGCGCAAGGCCATGCCATCCGGCGGCACTGGAGGCGTTGAAGGTGGCGAAGGGGGCAACGAAGGGGAGGGGGCGGAGTAA
- a CDS encoding DUF503 domain-containing protein, with protein sequence MVVGMMKIALWAGHARSLKDKRQVVRSVKDRVKAKFNASVAEVEDQDLWQRITLGVTVVAADAAHADSQIQSILSFITSIADVAEVSTELVSR encoded by the coding sequence ATGGTTGTGGGAATGATGAAAATCGCGCTCTGGGCAGGCCATGCCAGGTCTTTAAAAGACAAGCGGCAGGTGGTCCGGAGCGTAAAAGACAGGGTAAAGGCCAAGTTCAACGCTTCCGTGGCGGAGGTGGAGGATCAGGACCTTTGGCAGAGGATAACGCTGGGTGTTACGGTGGTCGCGGCGGACGCGGCCCATGCGGACAGCCAGATACAATCAATATTGAGCTTCATAACCTCCATCGCCGACGTGGCGGAGGTTTCCACGGAGCTGGTTTCAAGGTAG